From Daphnia pulicaria isolate SC F1-1A chromosome 4, SC_F0-13Bv2, whole genome shotgun sequence, one genomic window encodes:
- the LOC124336185 gene encoding uncharacterized protein LOC124336185, producing MLKLCLTLSVAFVLQGSRACEDISREQLPLFRKFIPDNWNYWKSFYYQPNLVVPEHAGRYEWQTPLNNHGSPLVNPFLEYYYNGERNRNRFANIYGVNSYEEESLEGRAKKPLSSINSLQKYFVNKNVVDEEVNRAESESRFISGNGIFNNQLRPGNKLGFLFNLANRIPFSIISNSGRPFDACTTQNGDTGICTSGFVCSLFGGRPSGSCFLGNICCVNTVNQCGGTVTLNNTYWQSPTVAIKSPTICALNIKLDTNYVEQLGKPICQIRLDFVSFSIAQPTGGTCTDSFQVGGATTVAPIICGDNSGQHMYLDVPSSDVTSTDVQLMFNFATGTAAPSSRSWNIKIALLPCGADYLAPVDCLQYFTAPTGRVSSFNWRDAPVSAIRQLNNQNYNICFRTELVDRQKATQICLSVCATSNAGAGFSITTNAVNAGNSLLGVGNSANGYCSYDFLAIVGATDLSTGLVGDRFCGEKLSTARAPGVAVNGQLCTKIMPFKLIYGTDGTEAEVGAPALVSTPADTNNVGFCLDYQERAN from the exons atgCTGAAACTCTGCCTAACACTTTCGGTCGCTTTTGTGCTACAAGGCAGTCGCGCTTGTGAGGATATAAGCAGGGAGCAACTACCATTATTCAGAAAATTCATCCCAGATAACTGGAATTATTGGAAATCCTTTTACTATCAACCGAATTTGGTTGTTCCAG aaCATGCCGGTCGATACGAGTGGCAGACTCCACTAAACAATCACGGATCGCCCTTGGTGAATCCTTTTCTGGAATATTATTACA ACGGAGAGAGAAACCGAAATCGATTTGCCAATATCTACGGCGTGAATTCGTATGAAGAAGAGAGTCTAGAGGGACGTGCAAAGAAGCCGTTATCCAGCATCAATTCTCTTCAGAAATATTTTGTCAACA AGAATGTGGTAGACGAAGAGGTAAACCGAGCGGAAAGCGAAAGCCGCTTCATTTCAGGCAACGGAATCTTCAATAATCAATTGAGGCCAGGAAACAAGCTcggatttcttttcaatctgGCCAATcggattccattttcaataatttctaATTCTGGACGCCCATTCGATGCCTGCACGACGCAGAATGGAGACACCGGAATCTGCACTTCAGGTTTCGTTTGCTCACTGTTCGGTGGTCGACCTAGTGGTTCCTGCTTCTTAGGGAATATTTGTTGCGTCA ATACGGTAAATCAGTGCGGTGGTACGGTCACACTTAACAATACATATTGGCAATCGCCAACTGTTGCGATAAAATCTCCTACCATATGCGCACTGAATATCAAACTGGACACCAACTATGTGGAACAGCTAGGAAAACCCATTTGCCAAATCCG ATTGGATTTCGTTTCGTTCTCCATCGCCCAGCCGACAGGCGGAACTTGCACCGACAGTTTTCAAGTTGGTGGGGCAACTACCGTGGCTCCCATTATCTGCGGTGACAACAGTGGGCAGCACA tGTACCTGGATGTCCCATCGTCAGACGTTACATCCACCGATGTTCAGCTGATGTTTAATTTTGCTACTGGAACCGCTGCTCCAAGTTCACGTTCATGGAATATCAAAATTGCTCTACTGCCCTGCGGCGCGGACTATCTTG CACCAGTCGACTGCCTCCAGTACTTCACGGCTCCCACAGGAAGAGTCAGCTCGTTTAATTGGAGAGATGCCCCAGTTAGTGCTATTCGCCAACTCAACAATCAGAATTACAACATTTGCTTCAGGACTGAACTTGTCGACCGCCAG AAAGCAACCCAAATCTGTTTATCAGTTTGCGCGACGTCCAACGCCGGCGCCGGCTTTTCAATAACCACCAATGCCGTCAACGCCGGCAACTCTTTGCTAGGAGTTGGTAATAGTGCTAACGGTTATTGCAGTTACGACTTTCTTGCTATAGTTGGAGCAACTGATCTCTCAACCGGCCTTGTGGGAGACCGTTTCTGTGGAGAGAAATTGAGTACAGCACGGGCACCGGGTGTGGCGGTCAACGGTCAACTGTGCA CCAAGATTATGCCATTCAAACT
- the LOC124336273 gene encoding uncharacterized protein LOC124336273, producing the protein MDELYSPPSVNDTLWKTFDVPIMRQNVSVAQERFRMLVVVVGLFLNTLVVLVVSGSRQLRYPRHVFWAAISLFECLFLAECVLELAVIVYKNQSACRMFVLLASVDYSILLVCLSLAAFDRYLSIVRYEWYKKSVTVRGVVWLLSLASLLTFVIVTGPFWTGYLSIHTCTVNLAHVYYVFAWDLCLGILCVILHFKIFVESKNLIRQYKSSYRREPMTVRFINHSTIRASITDLAEGPTLTMDDTSHSAKRVFVDYAGNNSSVAVRNKNTGGPIASFAAQENIDSTECFPWTIQRHHSNNVNRLEVRAALSMSVNVLPFWLCTFPVSVHAIAMYWCIRLEGDCAVVLSVGSFVRDFFLFHSIYNPIMYMSTSSEFRRSLLHIAWKLKNKLFVLLHSIR; encoded by the exons ATGGACGAACTCTATTCACCTCCCTCGGTCAACGACACCCTCTGGAAGACATTCGACGTGCCCATCATGAGGCAGAACGTCAGCGTAGCTCAGGAGCGCTTCCGTATGTTGGTGGTCGTCGTTGGATTGTTTCTGAATACCCTCGTCGTTCTGGTGGTGAGCGGATCGCGACAATTGCGCTACCCGCGTCACGTCTTCTGGGCCGCCATTTCTCTGTTCGAGTGTCTCTTCTTGGCCGAGTGCGTCCTCGAACTGGCCGTCATCGTCTATAAAAACCAATCGGCCTGCCGGATGTTCGTCCTGTTAGCTTCCGTCGACTACTCCATCCTGTTGGTCTGCCTGTCGCTGGCCGCATTCGATCGCTACTTGTCCATCGTTCGCTACGAATGGTACAAGAAAAGCGTCACCGTTCGCGGAGTGGTTTGGTTGCTCTCCCTGGCCTCGCTCCTGACGTTCGTCATTGTCACCGGCCCGTTTTGGACCGGCTATCTCTCCATCCACACCTGCACCGTCAATTTGGCTCACGTCTACTATGTTTTCGCCTGGGACTTGTGCCTGGGCATTCTCTGCGTCATTCTCCACTTCAAAATCTTCGTCGAGTCCAAGAATCTCATCCGACAGTACAAGTCGAGCTACCGCCGGGAGCCCATGACTGTCAGGTTCATCAACCACTCAACGATTAGAGCATCCATCACGGATCTGGCTG aAGGACCGACTTTGACGATGGACGACACTTCGCATTCGGCCAAAAGAGTTTTCGTCGATTacgctggaaataattcatcaGTAGCtgtcagaaataaaaacaccgGTGGTCCAATCGCTTCATTCGCCGCCCAAGAAAATATCGATTCGACCGAATGTTTTCCTTGGACGATTCAACGGCATCACTCCAATAACGTCAACCGTCTAGAAGTGCGGGCGGCCCTTAGCATGTCCGTCAACGTCCTGCCGTTTTGGCTGTGCACATTTCCAGTTTCTGTTCACGCGATCGCCATGTACTGGTGCATCCGCCTGGAGGGTGATTGTGCGGTCGTTCTGAGTGTCGGGTCTTTTGTCCGCGATTTCTTCCTGTTTCATTCCATTTATAATCCGATCATGTACATGTCGACCAGCAGCGAATTCAGACGCTCCCTCCTCCACATTGCctggaaattgaaaaacaagttATTCGTTCTCCTTCACAGcatcagatga